A window of Longispora fulva contains these coding sequences:
- a CDS encoding glycosyl hydrolase family 18 protein yields MRSTRKMIGAAVAAAVLALGLAAAVSQAATSQAAAASGGIKTAYFTQWGIYQNGFYPKNLDTGGYAGKLDILNYAFANIHPTEHTCFEANSAAKQDESDPNAGDGAGDYFADYTKSYGSDISVDGVADTWDQPLAGNFNQLKKIKAKYPNLKIVISIGGWTYSKYFSDAAADDAARKKFVSSCVDMFIKGNLPANDGRGGPGAAAGIFDGIDLDWEFPGSSGGHVGNHVSTADKANFTLLCKEFRTQLDALGGSKKYLTAAVAAGQDKIKYYETDKLGSYLDYANVMTYDLHGGWESTGPTNHQSQVYESSTDPMNPVPPGSKKYSADTAITAWTAGLSDYGIPGGFPASKVTIGYPFYYRGWTGVPAGANHGLHQSATGPAPGHALSGNVAGVSFYKELGGFVDDPNKTYYDAESRAAYFYDGTVFWSGDSPRSVQDKADYAHCKGLAGGMMYSLEALDAAGTLFTAAVNAINGSTSGCTSPTGSPTASPSGSPTASPTASPTASPTSSPSPSPTGGTCTAPAWNSGTSYVPGDKVSYKKHTWKATWYSTGAVPDDPTSWAVWSDSGPC; encoded by the coding sequence ATGCGCAGTACCCGGAAAATGATCGGCGCCGCCGTCGCGGCAGCCGTCCTCGCCCTCGGCCTCGCCGCCGCCGTCAGCCAGGCCGCCACCTCGCAGGCGGCGGCCGCCAGCGGAGGGATCAAGACCGCCTACTTCACCCAGTGGGGCATCTACCAGAACGGGTTCTACCCGAAGAACCTCGACACCGGCGGGTACGCCGGCAAGCTCGACATCCTCAACTACGCCTTCGCCAACATCCACCCGACCGAACACACCTGTTTCGAGGCCAACTCCGCGGCCAAGCAGGACGAGAGCGACCCGAACGCCGGGGACGGCGCGGGGGACTACTTCGCCGACTACACCAAGAGCTACGGCTCCGACATCAGCGTCGACGGGGTCGCCGACACCTGGGACCAGCCCCTCGCGGGCAACTTCAACCAGCTGAAGAAGATCAAGGCCAAGTACCCGAATCTGAAGATCGTGATCTCGATCGGCGGTTGGACCTACTCGAAGTACTTCTCCGACGCCGCGGCCGACGACGCCGCGCGGAAGAAGTTCGTCAGCTCCTGCGTCGACATGTTCATCAAGGGCAACCTGCCCGCGAACGACGGTCGTGGAGGGCCGGGCGCCGCGGCGGGGATCTTCGACGGCATCGACCTGGACTGGGAGTTCCCCGGCTCCTCCGGCGGACACGTCGGCAACCACGTCAGCACGGCCGACAAGGCCAACTTCACGCTGCTGTGCAAGGAGTTCCGGACCCAGCTCGACGCGCTCGGCGGCTCGAAGAAGTACCTGACCGCCGCCGTGGCCGCCGGCCAGGACAAGATCAAGTACTACGAGACCGACAAGCTCGGCAGCTACCTCGACTACGCCAACGTGATGACCTACGACCTGCACGGCGGCTGGGAGTCCACCGGCCCCACCAACCACCAGTCCCAGGTGTACGAGTCGTCCACCGACCCGATGAACCCGGTCCCCCCGGGCTCGAAGAAGTACTCCGCCGACACCGCCATCACCGCCTGGACCGCGGGCCTGTCCGACTACGGCATCCCCGGCGGCTTCCCGGCCAGCAAGGTCACCATCGGCTACCCGTTCTACTACCGGGGCTGGACCGGCGTGCCGGCCGGAGCCAACCACGGCCTGCACCAGTCCGCGACCGGCCCGGCCCCGGGCCACGCCCTGTCCGGCAACGTCGCGGGCGTGTCCTTCTACAAGGAACTCGGCGGCTTCGTCGACGACCCGAACAAGACCTACTACGACGCCGAGAGCCGGGCCGCCTACTTCTACGACGGCACCGTCTTCTGGAGCGGGGACTCCCCGCGCTCGGTGCAGGACAAGGCCGACTACGCGCACTGCAAGGGCCTGGCCGGCGGCATGATGTACTCCCTGGAGGCCCTCGACGCCGCCGGCACCCTGTTCACGGCCGCCGTCAACGCCATCAACGGCTCGACGTCGGGCTGCACGAGCCCGACCGGGTCACCGACCGCCTCGCCCTCGGGGTCCCCGACCGCGTCACCCACCGCGTCCCCGACGGCCTCCCCGACCAGTTCGCCGAGCCCGAGCCCGACCGGTGGCACGTGCACCGCCCCGGCCTGGAACAGCGGCACGTCCTACGTGCCCGGCGACAAGGTCTCCTACAAGAAGCACACCTGGAAGGCGACCTGGTACTCCACGGGAGCCGTCCCCGACGACCCGACCTCCTGGGCCGTCTGGTCGGACAGCGGTCCCTGCTGA
- a CDS encoding carbohydrate binding domain-containing protein has translation MRRPVLLTLLAVAATALGAALAVTVPALADAASVTNPGFETGTLSGWNCDPTDSVVTGHARSGSYALAGAADGGSTAQCTQTVPVLANTSYTLTAQVNGSYVYLGITGGASTWTPGTSGGYSALSVAFTSGSATSVIIYLHGWYGQGTYYADDVALAGPAGNPSPSASPSPSPTASPSPTPTTPPGNGSFPNPIYLMPLENNPQNISTAISASGAKNYNLAFILDSGGCTPAWGGDPAHPVAGDTTVTGVVSAIRSAGGDVAVSFGGYNGTELGATCGGSGALAAAYQKVIDKYSLTRIDLDYEGDDLDANMAVRFGAIRVLQQNNPNLKVSLTIPATTVGFPDSGKDELRQAATAGARLDLVNLMAFDYGLTNASDQVTSVQLVAEAAKNQIKAVYGIDDATAWARLGLQLMNGHTDQPSELFTVDTFRSLLAYAQAKHVGWFSYWSLNRDRACDPGVPHNWADGTCSSVDQQPYDFSKVIAQYRG, from the coding sequence ATGCGCAGACCCGTACTCCTCACCCTGCTGGCCGTCGCCGCCACAGCGCTCGGCGCGGCGCTCGCCGTCACCGTCCCGGCCCTGGCCGACGCCGCGTCGGTCACCAACCCCGGCTTCGAGACCGGCACCCTGTCCGGCTGGAACTGCGATCCGACCGACAGCGTCGTGACCGGCCACGCCCGCAGCGGCAGCTACGCGCTCGCCGGCGCGGCCGACGGCGGCAGCACGGCCCAGTGCACCCAGACCGTCCCCGTCCTCGCCAACACCAGCTACACACTGACGGCCCAGGTCAACGGCTCCTACGTGTACCTGGGCATCACCGGCGGCGCGTCCACCTGGACCCCGGGCACGTCCGGCGGCTACAGCGCCCTGTCCGTCGCCTTCACCTCCGGCAGCGCCACGAGCGTCATCATCTACCTGCACGGCTGGTACGGCCAGGGCACCTACTACGCCGACGACGTGGCCCTCGCCGGCCCGGCGGGCAACCCGTCACCCTCCGCGTCGCCCAGCCCGTCCCCGACGGCGAGCCCGAGTCCCACCCCGACCACCCCGCCGGGCAACGGGTCCTTCCCGAACCCGATCTACCTGATGCCCCTGGAGAACAACCCGCAGAACATCTCCACCGCCATCAGCGCCTCCGGCGCGAAGAACTACAACCTCGCGTTCATCCTGGACTCCGGCGGCTGCACCCCGGCCTGGGGCGGCGACCCCGCACACCCCGTCGCCGGCGACACCACGGTCACCGGGGTCGTCTCCGCGATCCGGTCCGCCGGCGGGGACGTCGCCGTGTCCTTCGGCGGCTACAACGGGACCGAACTGGGCGCCACGTGCGGCGGGTCCGGGGCGCTGGCCGCGGCGTATCAGAAGGTGATCGACAAGTACTCGTTGACCAGGATCGACCTGGACTACGAGGGCGACGACCTGGACGCGAACATGGCGGTCCGGTTCGGCGCGATCAGGGTCCTCCAGCAGAACAACCCGAACCTGAAGGTTTCGCTGACCATCCCGGCGACCACTGTCGGATTCCCGGACAGCGGCAAAGACGAACTCCGCCAGGCCGCCACGGCCGGCGCGCGCCTGGACCTGGTCAACCTGATGGCCTTCGACTACGGCCTAACGAACGCCTCCGACCAGGTCACCAGCGTGCAACTGGTGGCGGAGGCGGCCAAGAACCAAATCAAGGCGGTGTACGGCATCGACGACGCCACGGCCTGGGCGCGCCTGGGACTGCAGCTCATGAACGGCCACACCGACCAGCCGTCCGAGCTGTTCACCGTGGACACGTTCCGCTCCCTGCTGGCGTACGCGCAGGCCAAGCATGTCGGGTGGTTCTCCTACTGGTCGCTCAACCGGGACCGGGCCTGCGATCCGGGGGTGCCGCACAACTGGGCGGACGGCACGTGCAGCAGCGTGGACCAGCAGCCGTACGACTTCTCGAAGGTCATCGCGCAGTACCGGGGGTGA
- a CDS encoding FG-GAP-like repeat-containing protein has protein sequence MLSIASAILAGTLIAATPVRAQAPTTVRTDQHIAAMSQVAQAELLNPLRTLAGAVDDVGRSTAVATYSGVEIDASAGVVNVYLTPGAKSADFLARVAKTNSAADVRLARVKQGRFTRQALEAARDRMFQPKSDATLGTESILLPPDGTALHLRVQDVARAERALKGPQTMTQMTLDSQVPIVVEKGAPGSDASRTKDTSPWKAGSSIHLSGGGGCTAGLPTRRNSDNHPFLITAAHCGDGQAATEWEGADRTTIGEVTMVDQLWDAEAIDTAGHGTTRGQEWDGGPYGSGAFTLAVTSTKRSITGDYVCHDGYVSGAVCNIKVDGQVSWTGSNGRSHIGMEGHIPGGATAVQQGDSGGMVFAITGSNTRQARGNVSWGSTLIRWTEADDIFNSFLVHLAPVNTSVSGDSKADLMFIGTDGVITAYPNVDGIHFGWGSSRRIGEGDWNLSNTRFADLDGDGKTEVIHVGTNGVLTAYRNIDGINYNWSGGRTVGEGDWNPSNTRFADLDGDGKADLIHVGTNGILTAYPNIDGINYNWGGGRTVGEGDWNPSNTQFADLNDDGKADLVHVGTNGVLTGYPNVDGINYNWGGGRTIGEGDWNTVNTRFADLDGDGKSDLIHVGTDGVLTAYPNLDGINYNWGSARTVGTGAWSPGNTIFG, from the coding sequence GTGCTGAGTATCGCCTCGGCCATTCTCGCCGGAACTCTCATTGCGGCGACACCTGTCCGCGCGCAGGCACCAACGACTGTGCGGACGGACCAGCACATCGCGGCGATGTCCCAGGTGGCGCAGGCGGAGTTGCTCAATCCCTTGCGGACGCTGGCAGGAGCGGTGGACGACGTGGGGAGGTCCACCGCGGTCGCCACGTACTCGGGCGTCGAGATCGATGCTTCTGCCGGGGTTGTGAATGTCTATCTCACGCCCGGCGCGAAGTCGGCCGACTTCCTCGCCCGTGTCGCCAAGACGAACAGCGCGGCGGATGTTCGGCTGGCCAGGGTCAAGCAAGGTCGCTTCACGCGTCAGGCGCTGGAGGCCGCACGAGATCGGATGTTCCAGCCGAAGAGCGACGCGACGCTTGGTACGGAATCGATCCTCCTGCCGCCCGACGGCACGGCGCTGCACCTCCGGGTGCAGGACGTCGCTCGCGCCGAGCGCGCGCTCAAGGGTCCGCAGACGATGACTCAGATGACGCTGGATTCCCAGGTGCCTATCGTGGTGGAGAAGGGCGCACCCGGTTCGGACGCGTCACGAACCAAGGACACTTCACCGTGGAAGGCTGGTTCATCCATCCACTTGTCGGGCGGTGGCGGCTGTACAGCGGGGCTGCCGACGCGTCGTAACTCCGACAATCACCCCTTCCTCATCACAGCCGCGCATTGTGGTGATGGCCAGGCGGCCACCGAATGGGAAGGCGCGGACCGCACGACCATTGGCGAGGTCACGATGGTCGACCAACTCTGGGACGCCGAGGCGATCGACACCGCCGGCCACGGCACCACCAGAGGACAGGAGTGGGATGGCGGCCCCTATGGCAGCGGGGCCTTCACACTCGCGGTGACCAGCACGAAACGCTCCATCACCGGCGACTACGTGTGTCACGACGGATACGTTTCAGGTGCCGTCTGCAATATCAAGGTGGATGGGCAGGTTTCCTGGACCGGCAGCAATGGCCGTTCGCACATCGGGATGGAAGGTCACATCCCTGGCGGGGCAACTGCAGTGCAGCAAGGCGACAGCGGAGGGATGGTCTTCGCGATAACTGGCAGCAACACCCGCCAGGCACGGGGAAATGTCAGCTGGGGGTCAACCCTGATTCGCTGGACCGAGGCGGATGACATCTTCAACAGCTTCCTGGTACACCTGGCTCCGGTGAACACCTCCGTATCCGGGGACTCGAAGGCCGACCTGATGTTCATCGGCACCGACGGCGTCATCACGGCCTACCCCAATGTGGATGGAATCCACTTCGGGTGGGGCTCCAGCCGCAGGATCGGGGAAGGTGACTGGAATCTTTCGAACACCCGGTTCGCCGATCTCGACGGCGACGGCAAGACCGAAGTCATTCATGTCGGCACCAACGGCGTCCTCACCGCCTATCGGAACATTGATGGCATCAACTACAACTGGAGCGGGGGGCGAACCGTCGGTGAAGGCGACTGGAACCCGTCCAACACCCGGTTCGCGGACCTCGACGGCGATGGTAAGGCCGACCTGATCCACGTCGGCACCAACGGCATCCTCACCGCCTACCCCAACATCGATGGCATCAACTACAACTGGGGCGGCGGCCGAACCGTCGGCGAAGGCGACTGGAACCCGTCCAACACCCAGTTCGCGGACCTCAACGATGACGGCAAGGCTGATCTGGTCCACGTCGGCACCAACGGTGTCCTCACCGGCTACCCGAATGTCGACGGCATCAACTACAACTGGGGCGGCGGCCGCACAATCGGCGAAGGCGACTGGAACACGGTCAACACCCGGTTCGCGGACCTCGACGGCGATGGTAAGTCCGACCTGATCCACGTCGGCACCGACGGCGTCCTCACCGCCTACCCGAACCTCGACGGCATCAACTACAACTGGGGCAGCGCCCGCACCGTCGGCACGGGCGCTTGGTCACCAGGCAACACCATCTTCGGATAG
- a CDS encoding AfsR/SARP family transcriptional regulator, with protein MEFKILGTVEAVVAGQVVDLGVRRLERRLLGVLLLHLGSAVSSERLTDLVWDGDPPVNARRTLQVFVSRLRGRLVAVGRSGCEILGDPTGYLVNGDPDRVDAHRFRRLLDLARGAGDPAGQVGYLDEAARLWRGPVLGELSCDRIRAETAGWDEDHLSAAELRMAAHLALGHHDQVLGELGTLMERYPRAESLVELLVLALYRAGRRQEALDAYAAASRSLVDRTGLDARPQLELLHERILRDDPTLNQRPRLGGPAQLPPKVADYTGRGREIDVLDQLVANCDTTAVLVSTIDGTAGIGKTALAVHWAHRARHHFPDGQLYIDLRGYSDSPPTSPAVALARFLRALGIAAEQIPADVMEAGTLFRGLLADRRVLVVLDNANSADQVRPLLPGRPGSLALVTSRSRLAGLVAVDGMRNVTLDVLTTEESVALLARILGDQRVMAAPEDAVELVGLCGRLPLAIRISAALLAERPEHSLRTHVAALRDGDRFSALTIEEDEQSCVRASFDLSYRELEPEVARLFRLLGIVPGPDVTIGAAAALAQVSPARARHLLDRLAAAHLIQEHVPGRYSFHDLIRVYAHRQATVEDGQAQRAASTERLMAWYLEMARTATMRHYPTTILLPLQTTSLPSGQGTADDDRFEPLVWLDAEYPNLVAAIWHAAGHGPAEMTWLLTDALRNYFYNRRFPGDRLPVARAALAAADAAGDLLGQAASHLSIGQAYAAVGDTDSAISHYTEAATRARSTDWEGGLRTVLNNLGIAYKHSGRFTEAASSYREVIDLARRSGVAAVTAVANLGNIYLVQGRLQDAHASFSVALAAFTETGNAASLAAAHTNLGLANHGLGRYEEAAGHLREALRLNEFTGNNSGLSESLFCLGSIHRDTGDLDQARACAREALRIAEDSAIPGAEVDARNLLASTLLAAGDRAGALREYENAQAIGSREGIAETLLGLAATYASLDRPADAVGHAERALELSRTGGYRMTAGKALTALAKLHALLGRRDLAVDLAMEALDIQRESGHRLGEAQALMVLADTADGARARAHRRTATAILRELGVPERP; from the coding sequence GTGGAGTTCAAGATCCTCGGCACAGTTGAGGCCGTTGTCGCTGGTCAGGTCGTGGATCTGGGTGTACGCCGGCTGGAGCGTCGCCTGCTGGGTGTGTTGCTGCTCCATCTGGGGTCCGCGGTGTCGTCCGAGCGGCTGACGGATCTGGTGTGGGACGGCGATCCGCCCGTCAACGCTCGCCGCACCCTGCAGGTGTTCGTGTCCCGGTTGCGTGGCCGGCTGGTAGCCGTCGGCCGGAGTGGATGCGAGATTCTCGGCGACCCGACCGGCTACCTCGTGAACGGCGATCCGGATCGGGTCGACGCCCACCGGTTCCGACGGTTGCTCGATCTGGCCCGCGGGGCTGGCGATCCGGCCGGACAGGTCGGATATCTCGATGAGGCGGCGCGGCTGTGGCGGGGGCCGGTTCTCGGTGAGCTGTCCTGCGACCGAATTCGGGCGGAGACCGCCGGCTGGGACGAGGACCACCTCTCGGCCGCCGAGCTACGGATGGCCGCGCACCTCGCTCTCGGTCACCACGACCAGGTTCTCGGTGAGCTCGGCACGCTGATGGAGCGGTACCCGCGGGCGGAATCGCTCGTGGAGTTGCTTGTTCTCGCGTTGTACAGGGCTGGCCGGCGTCAAGAGGCGCTCGACGCGTACGCGGCGGCGAGCCGGAGTCTGGTGGACCGGACAGGTCTGGACGCCCGGCCTCAACTCGAGCTGCTGCACGAGCGGATCCTGCGCGACGATCCCACCCTCAACCAGCGGCCGAGGCTGGGCGGTCCGGCCCAACTCCCGCCGAAGGTCGCCGACTACACCGGCCGAGGCCGCGAGATCGACGTCCTCGACCAGCTCGTCGCCAACTGCGACACCACGGCGGTGCTCGTCTCGACCATCGACGGGACCGCCGGCATCGGCAAGACCGCTCTGGCCGTCCACTGGGCGCACCGGGCCCGCCACCATTTCCCGGACGGCCAGCTCTACATCGACCTGCGCGGATACTCTGACAGTCCGCCGACGAGCCCTGCGGTGGCCCTCGCCCGGTTCCTGCGTGCCCTGGGCATCGCGGCCGAACAGATCCCCGCCGACGTGATGGAGGCGGGGACGTTGTTCCGAGGGCTATTGGCCGACCGCCGGGTGCTCGTCGTCCTGGACAACGCGAACAGCGCCGACCAGGTCCGACCGCTTCTTCCCGGGCGCCCCGGCAGCCTCGCCCTGGTCACGAGCCGCAGCCGCCTCGCCGGCCTTGTCGCCGTCGATGGCATGCGCAACGTCACCCTGGATGTGTTGACCACCGAAGAGTCCGTGGCGCTCCTAGCCCGGATCCTCGGTGACCAGCGCGTCATGGCGGCTCCTGAGGACGCGGTCGAACTGGTGGGCCTGTGCGGGAGACTGCCTCTCGCGATCAGGATCTCCGCGGCACTGCTTGCAGAGCGGCCCGAGCACTCCCTTCGGACGCACGTGGCGGCGCTCCGTGACGGTGACCGCTTCTCCGCGCTGACGATCGAGGAGGACGAGCAGTCCTGCGTCCGGGCGTCCTTCGACCTGTCCTACCGGGAGCTCGAACCGGAGGTCGCACGTCTGTTCCGGCTCCTCGGAATTGTTCCAGGTCCAGACGTCACCATCGGCGCGGCCGCCGCTCTGGCGCAGGTCAGCCCCGCACGTGCCAGGCACCTCCTGGATAGGCTCGCGGCCGCGCACCTGATCCAGGAACACGTCCCGGGCCGGTACTCCTTCCACGATCTCATCCGCGTCTACGCCCACCGTCAGGCGACTGTCGAGGACGGCCAGGCCCAGCGCGCGGCGTCGACCGAGCGGCTGATGGCCTGGTACCTGGAGATGGCTCGCACCGCGACCATGCGGCACTATCCGACCACGATCCTGCTCCCGCTACAGACGACTTCCCTTCCCTCCGGGCAGGGAACGGCCGACGACGACCGGTTCGAGCCACTGGTCTGGCTGGACGCCGAGTATCCCAATCTGGTCGCCGCGATCTGGCATGCCGCCGGCCACGGGCCTGCTGAGATGACCTGGCTGCTGACGGACGCACTGCGGAACTACTTCTACAATCGCAGGTTCCCCGGTGACCGGCTTCCCGTGGCCCGGGCCGCGCTCGCGGCCGCCGACGCCGCCGGTGACCTGCTGGGCCAGGCCGCCAGCCACCTGAGCATCGGGCAGGCGTACGCCGCCGTCGGCGACACCGATTCGGCGATCTCCCACTACACGGAGGCCGCGACCAGGGCCAGAAGTACCGACTGGGAGGGCGGGCTCAGAACCGTCCTGAACAATCTCGGCATCGCCTACAAGCACAGCGGGCGGTTCACCGAGGCGGCCTCCAGTTATCGAGAGGTCATCGATCTCGCCAGGCGGTCCGGGGTAGCCGCCGTCACCGCGGTGGCGAACCTGGGAAACATCTACCTGGTCCAGGGGCGGCTCCAGGACGCCCATGCCAGCTTTTCCGTCGCCCTGGCCGCGTTCACCGAGACCGGAAACGCCGCCTCCTTGGCCGCGGCCCATACCAATCTGGGCCTGGCCAACCACGGCCTCGGCCGATACGAGGAAGCGGCCGGGCATCTGCGGGAGGCCCTGCGGCTCAACGAGTTCACCGGAAACAACAGCGGCCTCAGTGAGAGCCTGTTCTGCCTCGGATCGATCCACCGGGACACCGGGGATCTCGACCAGGCCAGGGCGTGTGCCCGCGAGGCGCTGAGAATCGCCGAGGACTCCGCCATCCCCGGTGCGGAGGTCGATGCCCGCAACCTTCTGGCCAGTACGCTCCTCGCCGCCGGAGACCGAGCGGGGGCGTTGCGGGAATACGAGAATGCCCAGGCGATCGGCTCCAGGGAAGGCATAGCGGAGACTCTTCTGGGGCTCGCCGCCACCTACGCGAGCTTGGACCGACCCGCGGACGCGGTGGGCCATGCCGAGCGGGCGCTGGAGTTGTCGCGCACGGGCGGATATCGGATGACCGCTGGCAAGGCGCTGACCGCCCTCGCCAAACTTCATGCCCTCCTGGGCCGTCGCGACCTCGCGGTCGACCTCGCCATGGAGGCCCTCGACATCCAGCGGGAGTCCGGCCACAGGCTCGGTGAGGCCCAGGCCCTCATGGTCCTCGCCGACACCGCGGACGGCGCGCGGGCGAGGGCGCACCGCCGAACGGCGACAGCGATCCTGCGCGAACTGGGTGTGCCCGAACGACCGTGA
- a CDS encoding AAA family ATPase — translation MIGAGKSECLIVTGMPGAGKSTVTRLAAELLPRAARLDGDVVNRLVVSGRVWALGEPADEAARQVDLCNRNLSALAANFADAGFTPLIDWIIPDRRQLDTFLDLLAPRPVLFVVLAPGIEACRYRNTVRDPDEQFFFEGYDDLDAAMKHELGDVGWWFDTSGLTAKESAARIVEEADRRAITSAEK, via the coding sequence GTGATCGGTGCCGGGAAGTCAGAGTGTTTGATAGTGACGGGGATGCCGGGGGCGGGCAAGTCGACGGTGACCCGGTTGGCGGCCGAGTTGTTGCCCAGGGCGGCGCGTCTTGACGGCGACGTGGTCAATCGACTGGTCGTGAGCGGGCGGGTCTGGGCTTTGGGTGAGCCTGCCGATGAGGCGGCGCGGCAGGTCGACCTGTGCAACCGCAACCTGTCGGCGCTGGCGGCCAATTTCGCCGACGCCGGGTTCACTCCGCTGATCGACTGGATCATCCCGGACCGGCGGCAGTTGGATACCTTCCTTGATCTGCTGGCCCCGCGGCCGGTGCTGTTCGTGGTCCTGGCTCCCGGCATCGAGGCATGTCGCTATCGCAACACGGTCCGAGACCCTGACGAACAGTTCTTCTTCGAAGGCTATGACGATCTGGACGCCGCCATGAAGCATGAACTCGGCGATGTCGGCTGGTGGTTCGACACCTCTGGACTCACCGCCAAGGAGAGCGCCGCGCGGATTGTTGAGGAAGCCGATCGCCGCGCCATCACGAGCGCGGAGAAGTGA
- a CDS encoding helix-hairpin-helix domain-containing protein has product MMASTGGLPRSIGAPATRALNAAGYTDLAQLADVPAAELSKLHGVGPKALRLLREALEARGTSLT; this is encoded by the coding sequence ATGATGGCATCGACAGGCGGCCTTCCACGGAGCATCGGCGCGCCCGCCACCCGCGCCCTCAACGCCGCGGGTTACACCGACCTCGCCCAGCTCGCGGATGTCCCCGCCGCCGAGTTGAGCAAGCTGCACGGCGTGGGGCCCAAGGCGCTGCGGCTGCTGCGGGAGGCCCTCGAGGCGCGAGGCACATCCCTTACGTAG
- a CDS encoding TetR/AcrR family transcriptional regulator, translating into MSTTAGRRADAVRNQQLALEATTALLTEPGAVLTVEAIARRAGLGAGTVVRAFGGKDALLDAAVSRLLGPVVDRARDLAAQPGPAPALRTLLAELIAFQSAHHSVTEHLDGLDLPATTAMRAELVGSVRQLIAGGRRDGVIRTDLDPEVTATLISEATFAIARTAPSPELADAFLTVLMDGLRP; encoded by the coding sequence ATGTCAACAACGGCCGGACGCCGGGCGGACGCGGTCCGCAACCAGCAACTCGCCCTCGAAGCGACGACCGCGCTGCTGACCGAGCCGGGCGCGGTCCTCACCGTCGAGGCGATCGCCCGCCGCGCCGGGCTGGGCGCCGGAACCGTGGTGCGGGCGTTCGGCGGCAAGGACGCGCTGCTCGACGCCGCCGTGTCACGACTGCTCGGACCGGTGGTCGACCGGGCGCGCGACCTCGCGGCCCAGCCCGGACCCGCGCCGGCGCTGCGCACCCTCCTCGCCGAACTGATCGCCTTCCAGTCCGCGCACCACTCCGTCACCGAACACCTCGACGGCCTCGACCTGCCCGCCACCACGGCGATGCGGGCCGAACTGGTGGGATCCGTGCGCCAGCTGATCGCCGGCGGGCGGCGGGACGGGGTGATCCGCACCGACCTCGACCCCGAGGTGACCGCCACCCTGATCAGTGAGGCCACGTTCGCGATCGCCCGGACCGCACCGTCACCCGAACTGGCCGACGCGTTCCTCACCGTCCTGATGGACGGCCTGCGCCCCTGA
- a CDS encoding FAD-dependent monooxygenase: MHQRILIVGASIAGLTVAHWLDRYGFRTTVVERATSLRTGGNGVDLREGAVEVADRMGILPDARAAGTDVRGMRFVDAADRTIGQVGIGEPGSVELMRGDLVDLLHRAGGSGIEYIFGDAVRDLAQDDSGVTVSFEHAPDRRFDLVIGADGLHSTVRALAFGPHREFVRHRDHYFAFADTGVAAGENRWMTMYNLPGKMVGVYRSGNHAQAKAYFIFRSAPLDYDHRDVDEHRRLVARAFAAETSWWIPDLLAEALADPEFYFDALSQVHMKSWSSGRVALVGDAAWCASPASGAGAELAMVGGYRLAGELAAAGGDHLAAFARYHDGHRVLVDSKQRIGPNLRLMVPRTVRGRWLRDAAARLPLLRAASAVERWVRARVPALPEYLPAR, from the coding sequence GTGCACCAGCGGATCCTGATCGTGGGCGCAAGCATCGCCGGACTGACCGTCGCACATTGGCTTGACCGGTACGGCTTCCGGACGACCGTCGTCGAGCGCGCCACCTCGTTGCGCACCGGCGGCAACGGGGTCGACCTGCGCGAGGGGGCCGTCGAGGTCGCCGACCGTATGGGAATCCTGCCGGACGCCCGCGCCGCCGGTACCGACGTGCGCGGCATGAGGTTCGTCGACGCAGCGGACCGGACCATCGGCCAGGTCGGCATCGGCGAACCCGGGTCGGTCGAGCTGATGCGAGGTGACCTGGTGGACCTGCTGCACAGGGCGGGAGGGAGCGGGATCGAGTACATCTTCGGGGACGCCGTCCGCGACCTCGCGCAGGACGACTCCGGGGTCACGGTCAGCTTCGAGCACGCGCCGGACCGCCGGTTCGACCTGGTGATCGGGGCCGACGGCCTGCACTCCACGGTGCGCGCGCTCGCCTTCGGCCCGCACCGGGAATTCGTCCGGCACCGCGACCACTACTTCGCGTTCGCCGACACCGGGGTGGCGGCGGGGGAGAACCGGTGGATGACCATGTACAACCTGCCGGGCAAGATGGTCGGGGTGTACCGGTCGGGCAACCACGCCCAGGCCAAGGCGTACTTTATCTTCCGCTCCGCGCCGCTGGACTACGACCACCGCGACGTCGACGAGCACCGGCGGCTGGTGGCCCGGGCGTTCGCCGCCGAGACCTCCTGGTGGATCCCGGACCTGCTGGCCGAGGCGCTGGCCGATCCGGAGTTCTACTTCGACGCGCTCAGCCAGGTACACATGAAATCCTGGTCTTCGGGTCGAGTGGCGCTGGTCGGCGACGCGGCCTGGTGCGCCTCCCCGGCCTCAGGCGCCGGTGCGGAGCTGGCCATGGTCGGCGGCTACCGCCTCGCCGGGGAACTGGCCGCCGCCGGCGGGGACCATCTGGCCGCGTTCGCCCGGTACCACGACGGTCACCGGGTGCTGGTCGACAGCAAGCAGCGGATCGGCCCGAATCTGCGCCTGATGGTGCCCCGGACCGTGCGTGGCCGGTGGTTGCGGGACGCGGCGGCGCGGCTGCCGCTGCTGCGCGCCGCGTCGGCCGTTGAGCGGTGGGTGCGGGCGAGGGTGCCGGCGCTGCCGGAGTACCTGCCGGCCCGCTGA